Proteins encoded within one genomic window of Nomia melanderi isolate GNS246 chromosome 8, iyNomMela1, whole genome shotgun sequence:
- the LOC116427539 gene encoding protein Wnt-11b-1, with the protein MVVTKRSGAKIWLTLLLLFVQGGQCIKWLALGRTGNGYVWTKEACTSAKSAGLLERKQARACRATPDVMPSLVQAAVDTSTVCQQAFRHRRWNCSSIESAPDYTPELLTGTREQAFVYAMSAAAAVWRLARGCALGSLAACSCATPPRREPPSPSALISPSSFTATSVSFGTLSTRNSFKWGGCGDDVRSASRMAKRFLQGATPPGTGATAKFMHAVNMHNNRAGRRAVEQSLTLECKCHGVSGSCSVRTCWRGLGTSVPTAAGSRLLRRYATAAEVRPRSGGRLPPLYHHDNLLYTTKSPDYCLPDKKRGSLGTIGRQCNGSSSGYEGCEYLCCGRGHITKTEEILERCDCKYFSCCYVKCKTCRKVVKTFECK; encoded by the exons GGCTCTCGGCCGTACGGGAAATGGTTATGTATGGACCAAGGAAGCTTGCACCAGCGCGAAGAGCGCCGGTTTATTGGAGAGAAAGCAAGCAAGGGCATGTAGAGCAACTCCGGACGTAATGCCCAGCTTGGTGCAGGCAGCGGTAGACACTTCGACAGTATGTCAGCAAGCGTTTCGACATCGTAGGTGGAATTGCAGCAGCATCGAGAGTGCGCCAGATTATACACCTGAATTATTAACCG GAACAAGAGAACAGGCTTTTGTTTACGCCATGTCGGCAGCAGCTGCAGTTTGGAGGCTGGCAAGAGGTTGCGCGTTGGGAAGCCTAGCAGCTTGTTCCTGCGCAACACCGCCTCGAAGGGAGCCACCCTCACCATCCGCTTTGATATCACCGTCATCGTTCACCGCGACGTCGGTTTCATTCGGGACACTGTCTACCAGGAATTCTTTCAAATGGGGTGGCTGTGGCGATGACGTAAGATCAGCATCCCGGATGGCAAAAAGGTTCCTTCAGGGCGCAACGCCTCCTGGTACCGGTGCAACAGCTAAGTTCATGCACGCTGTTAATATGCACAACAATCGGGCAGGTCGAAGG GCGGTTGAACAATCGTTGACCTTGGAATGTAAGTGCCACGGCGTATCTGGATCGTGCAGCGTACGCACCTGTTGGAGAGGACTCGGTACTTCGGTGCCTACGGCTGCAGGAAGTCGTCTCCTTCGAAGATATGCAACTGCGGCGGAGGTTCGACCGAGATCCGGTGGAAGGCTGCCACCACTTTATCATCATGATAATCTACTATACACTACTAAAAGTCCGGACTATTGTCTTCCTGATAAAAAAAGAGGAAGCCTGGGAACTATTGGCAG GCAATGCAACGGCAGTAGCTCTGGATACGAAGGTTGCGAATACCTTTGCTGCGGTCGAGGGCATATCACAAAAACGGAAGAGATCCTTGAAAGATGCGACTGCAAATACTTCAGCTGCTGCTACGTGAAATGCAAGACGTGCAGGAAAGTCGTAAAGACGTTCGAGTGCAAATAA